From Rhineura floridana isolate rRhiFlo1 chromosome 5, rRhiFlo1.hap2, whole genome shotgun sequence, a single genomic window includes:
- the POGLUT1 gene encoding protein O-glucosyltransferase 1 isoform X2, which translates to MVRAQVVIGVGTMERRRRLQVVTLFLFVLYWENSSADTKWKKYMVQIDRALMNYKPCMQANCSCHQRVREQDLAPFREGISEELLSETISQRLGTHYQIIERKLYREHDCMFPARCSGVEHFILEIIDNLPDMEMVINVRDYPQVPKWMKPKVPVFSFSKTLEYYDIMYPAWTFWEGGPAVWPIYPTGLGRWDLMRESLKSSAEKWPWKKKTSKAYFRGSRTSSERDPLILLSRENPDLVDAEYTKNQAWKSEKDTLGKPPAKEIPLADHCRYKYLFNFRGVAASFRFKHLFLCDSLVFHVGEDWLEFFYPQLKPWVHYIPVKSDLSDVR; encoded by the exons ATGGTGCGCGCGCAAGTTGTGATTGGAGTCGGCACGATGGAGCGTCGTCGTCGGCTACAAGTTGTTACCCTGTTTCTGTTTGTTCTTTACTGGGAGAATAGCTCAGCAG ATACAAAATGGAAGAAATACATGGTTCAGATCGACAGAGCTCTGATGAACTACAAACCATGTATGCAGGCAAACTGTAGCTGTCATCAAAG AGTTAGGGAACAGGACTTGGCTCCCTTCCGAGAGGGGATCTCTGAGGAGTTGCTGTCAGAAACAATCAGTCAAAGGCTTGGGACGCACTACCAAATCATTGAGAGGAAGTTGTACCGTGAGCATGATTGCATGTTCCCTGCAAG ATGTAGTGGGGTTGAACACTTCATTCTGGAAATTATTGACAACCTTCCAGATATGGAGATGGTAATCAATGTCCGAGACTACCCCCAGGTGCCCAAATGGATGAAACCGAAGGTACCTGTCTTCTCCTTCAGTAAG ACTTTGGAATACTACGATATTATGTATCCTGCTTGGACTTTTTGGGAAGGGGGACCAGCCGTTTGGCCCATTTATCCAACAGGCCTGGGACGTTGGGATCTCATGAGAGAAAGCCTCAAAAG CTCTGCAGAAAAATGGCCCTGGAAGAAGAAAACTTCGAAAGCCTATTTCCGAGGGTCCAG GACAAGTTCAGAGCGAGATCCTCTCATTCTTCTCTCTCGAGAAAATCCAGACCTTGTTGATGCAGAGTACACGAAAAACCAAGCCTGGAAATCTGAAAAA GACACCCTTGGGAAACCACCTGCTAAGGAAATCCCACTAGCAGACCATTGTAGATACAA ATACCTCTTCAACTTCCGAGGCGTAGCAGCCAGTTTCCGCTTCAAGCACCTCTTCTTGTGTGACTCTCTGGTGTTTCATGTTGGGGAAGACTGGCTGGAGTTCTTCTACCCACAGCTGAAACCTTGGGTTCACTACATCCCAGTCAAATCCGATCTCTCTGATGTGAGGTGA